Proteins from a single region of Bacteroidales bacterium:
- a CDS encoding valine--tRNA ligase yields the protein MQIPSKYDPSLTEDKWYQCWMEKGYFRSVPDDREPFCIVIPPPNVTGVLHMGHILNNTLQDVLVRRARMQGKNALWLPGTDHASIATEAKVVAHLKEKNIDKKDLSRSEFLEHAWEWKEKHGGIILEQLKKLGASCDWERTRFTMDESMYESVIDVFIDLYNKGLIYRGVRMVNWDPAALTALSDEEVVYQEENSKLYYVRYQVENEDNQWVTIATTRPETILGDTAVCVNPGDKRFTSLAGKRVLVPLLNRPVPIIQDEYVDMEFGTGCLKITPAHDLNDYEIGIRHKLDSIDIFNDNGTLNEAAQLYVGEDRDVVRRKIVKDLDAAGNLVKVEDYQNKVGYSERTHVPIEPKLSLQWFLKMSELAGPALEVVMDDTVAFHPRKFKNTYRHWMENVRDWCISRQLWWGQRIPVYYLPNREMVVAKSAEEALQKARAQYPELENLTLDDVKQDEDVLDTWFSSWLWPISVFDGIRHPDNPDINYYYPTNDLVTAPEILFFWVARMIMAGLEYRSEIPFKNVYLTGIVRDKQGRKMSKSLGNSPDPVEMMKQYGADGTRVGMLFTSPAGNDLPFDVSLCEQGRNFSNKIWNAMRLVKGWEIDSNIPQPENSAIAADWFEAQFNDALKTIDEHYAKYRISDALMATYKLVWDDFCSWYLEMIKPAYQQPVDAITYERTINIFENLMKVLHPFMPFLTEEVWHLLADRADEDCIIIASWPEQQRIHHKILEQFDFAKEVVNAARNVRAARNIPQKESLEFYIKKNLDQQPDTTFDGLIAKLCNLRKLEYVDEKVDNALSFVVRSTEFYIPLTETVDVEGEIKKLRDELTYTQGFHNSVKKKLSNERFVNNAPEAVVAGERKKLLDAENKIKVITDQIAALQG from the coding sequence CGTGTTGCACATGGGACACATCCTCAACAATACCTTGCAGGATGTGCTGGTACGGCGCGCCCGTATGCAGGGCAAAAATGCTTTGTGGCTGCCTGGCACCGACCACGCTTCTATTGCCACCGAGGCCAAAGTAGTGGCGCATCTTAAAGAAAAAAATATCGACAAAAAGGATCTGAGCCGCAGCGAGTTTCTGGAACATGCCTGGGAATGGAAAGAAAAACACGGAGGAATCATCCTCGAACAACTCAAAAAACTCGGAGCCTCCTGCGATTGGGAACGAACCCGTTTCACCATGGACGAGAGCATGTACGAGTCGGTGATTGATGTTTTTATCGATTTGTACAACAAAGGATTGATTTATCGTGGCGTGCGCATGGTAAACTGGGACCCTGCCGCCCTCACAGCACTTTCCGACGAAGAGGTGGTGTATCAGGAAGAAAATTCCAAACTTTATTACGTAAGATATCAAGTCGAAAATGAAGACAATCAGTGGGTGACCATCGCTACCACGCGGCCTGAAACGATTTTGGGCGATACGGCTGTTTGTGTAAATCCCGGCGACAAACGATTTACAAGTCTGGCCGGAAAACGTGTCCTGGTTCCGCTCCTCAACCGTCCGGTACCCATTATTCAAGATGAGTATGTCGATATGGAATTTGGTACCGGATGCCTCAAGATTACTCCGGCGCATGATCTCAACGATTATGAAATCGGAATCCGGCACAAGCTCGACAGTATCGATATTTTCAACGACAATGGCACCCTCAACGAAGCTGCTCAGCTTTATGTGGGCGAAGATCGCGATGTGGTGCGCCGCAAAATTGTGAAAGATCTCGATGCAGCAGGCAATCTTGTAAAAGTAGAAGATTACCAAAACAAAGTTGGATATTCCGAACGCACGCATGTGCCCATCGAGCCTAAGCTTTCGCTGCAGTGGTTTCTGAAGATGTCGGAGCTGGCTGGCCCGGCGCTGGAAGTGGTGATGGACGATACCGTTGCTTTTCATCCACGTAAGTTTAAAAATACTTATCGCCACTGGATGGAAAATGTGCGCGACTGGTGTATTTCGCGGCAGCTTTGGTGGGGACAGCGCATTCCCGTTTATTACCTGCCCAATCGCGAAATGGTTGTGGCTAAGTCGGCTGAAGAAGCCTTGCAAAAAGCGCGTGCGCAATATCCCGAACTCGAAAATCTTACCCTCGACGATGTTAAGCAAGATGAAGATGTGCTCGATACCTGGTTTTCGTCGTGGCTGTGGCCTATTTCGGTTTTCGATGGAATTCGCCATCCCGATAATCCCGACATCAATTATTATTATCCTACCAACGACCTGGTCACGGCACCTGAAATTTTGTTTTTCTGGGTGGCCCGCATGATCATGGCCGGACTGGAGTACCGCAGTGAGATACCTTTTAAAAACGTTTACCTTACGGGAATTGTGCGCGACAAGCAAGGACGCAAAATGTCCAAGTCTCTGGGTAACTCACCCGATCCGGTGGAGATGATGAAGCAATATGGCGCCGACGGAACGCGTGTGGGAATGTTGTTTACTTCACCTGCAGGCAATGATTTGCCTTTTGATGTTTCGCTTTGTGAGCAGGGCCGTAATTTTAGTAATAAAATCTGGAACGCGATGCGTTTGGTAAAAGGCTGGGAAATAGACAGCAATATACCGCAGCCTGAAAACAGTGCCATTGCCGCCGATTGGTTCGAGGCGCAATTTAACGATGCGCTAAAAACCATCGATGAGCATTATGCCAAATACCGCATTTCGGATGCCTTGATGGCTACTTATAAACTTGTTTGGGACGATTTCTGTTCGTGGTATCTCGAGATGATCAAGCCTGCATATCAACAACCTGTCGATGCAATTACTTACGAGCGAACGATAAATATTTTCGAAAACCTGATGAAGGTGTTGCATCCTTTTATGCCATTTCTTACCGAGGAGGTGTGGCACCTGCTGGCTGATCGTGCCGATGAAGATTGCATTATTATAGCGTCCTGGCCTGAGCAACAGCGTATTCATCACAAAATTCTCGAGCAATTCGATTTTGCCAAAGAGGTTGTGAATGCAGCCAGAAATGTAAGAGCTGCTCGCAACATCCCGCAGAAGGAATCTCTGGAGTTTTATATCAAAAAGAATCTCGACCAGCAGCCTGATACTACTTTTGATGGATTGATAGCCAAACTTTGCAATCTGCGAAAGCTTGAATATGTGGATGAAAAAGTTGATAATGCGCTTTCGTTTGTGGTGCGTTCCACCGAATTCTATATTCCGCTCACAGAAACTGTGGATGTGGAAGGTGAGATAAAGAAGTTGCGAGATGAACTAACATACACGCAAGGTTTTCACAATTCGGTGAAGAAGAAACTCTCCAACGAGCGCTTCGTAAATAATGCACCGGAGGCGGTGGTTGCCGGCGAACGCAAGAAGCTATTGGATGCCGAAAATAAGATTAAGGTTATCACCGATCAGATTGCTGCGCTGCAAGGATGA
- a CDS encoding DUF4159 domain-containing protein produces MKKIFALLVIAAILTTAAIPKGGVQIALLKYKGGGDWYANPTSLPNLIAFANKQLKTTINSEPATVEVGSTDIFNYPFVHLTGHGNVVFSTQEARNLREYLLAGGFLHIDDNYGLDKFIRPQMKKVFPELDFVELPFDHPIYHQKFHFTSGPPKIHEHDGKPSQGFGLIWEGRLVCYYTYETDLGNGWEDYEVHKDSEETRLKALKMGANMLQYIFSE; encoded by the coding sequence ATGAAAAAAATATTTGCCTTACTCGTTATTGCTGCGATTCTGACGACAGCCGCCATACCCAAAGGCGGCGTGCAGATCGCATTGCTAAAATACAAAGGTGGCGGCGATTGGTATGCCAACCCCACCTCGCTGCCAAACCTGATAGCTTTTGCTAATAAGCAGCTAAAAACCACCATCAACAGTGAGCCGGCAACTGTAGAGGTAGGCAGCACCGATATATTCAATTATCCTTTTGTTCATCTCACCGGACACGGTAACGTGGTGTTCTCCACACAAGAAGCACGCAACCTCCGGGAGTATTTGCTGGCCGGAGGCTTTTTGCATATCGACGATAATTATGGTCTGGATAAATTCATTCGTCCGCAGATGAAAAAGGTTTTCCCGGAACTCGATTTTGTGGAGTTACCTTTCGACCACCCTATTTATCACCAAAAATTTCATTTCACCAGCGGCCCACCCAAAATACATGAACATGATGGCAAACCATCACAGGGATTTGGGCTGATATGGGAAGGACGCCTGGTTTGTTATTATACCTATGAAACCGATCTGGGAAACGGGTGGGAGGATTACGAAGTACACAAAGACTCGGAAGAAACCCGGCTAAAAGCTTTGAAAATGGGTGCCAACATGTTGCAGTACATCTTTTCAGAATAG
- a CDS encoding RsmE family RNA methyltransferase, which yields MHWFYSTTIDGDQFTTDAEESRHISRVLRLVPDDRVIFTDGIGHRFTCRLLDNNIRECRFEVIEKELVPTPPHRHNNIAVAPTKNMARFEWFLEKATEIGIGIITPLQCQHSERVRINPERLHKILVAAIKQSQQTWLPVLKELTAYNSFVGQQKDTTQKLIAYMSDQAHKPLFDIAEPGRDVVVLIGPEGDFSSEEITMAQRHGFEPISLGENRLRTETAALVACHTLALKSR from the coding sequence ATGCACTGGTTTTATTCGACGACAATCGATGGCGATCAATTTACTACCGACGCTGAGGAGTCGCGTCACATCAGTCGCGTCCTGAGGTTGGTACCTGACGATCGTGTGATTTTTACCGATGGTATCGGGCATCGTTTTACTTGCAGGTTACTCGACAATAATATACGGGAGTGCCGTTTCGAAGTTATCGAAAAGGAGCTTGTTCCGACGCCTCCCCACCGGCATAATAACATTGCGGTAGCTCCTACCAAAAACATGGCACGATTTGAATGGTTTCTCGAAAAAGCTACTGAGATTGGCATCGGCATTATTACGCCATTGCAATGTCAACATTCGGAACGGGTAAGGATTAACCCCGAGCGTCTGCACAAAATTCTGGTTGCCGCCATCAAACAATCGCAACAAACCTGGTTGCCGGTGCTCAAAGAGCTTACCGCATACAATAGTTTCGTCGGTCAACAAAAGGACACCACCCAAAAGCTGATTGCATACATGAGCGATCAAGCCCACAAGCCGTTATTCGATATTGCAGAACCGGGCAGGGATGTGGTGGTGCTGATTGGTCCGGAGGGCGATTTTAGCAGCGAAGAAATCACAATGGCGCAGCGCCATGGATTTGAACCAATAAGTTTGGGCGAAAATCGTTTAAGAACGGAAACTGCTGCACTTGTAGCCTGCCATACACTGGCGCTTAAAAGTCGATAA